One genomic region from Conexibacter woesei DSM 14684 encodes:
- a CDS encoding muconolactone Delta-isomerase, which translates to MEFLVDVRVSLPPEMAAEQRQQLLAAELKRGRELVAAGHIQGIWRIPGAVRNVGIWNARDATELHQLIASLPLFPWLAADVTALATHPLNA; encoded by the coding sequence ATGGAATTCCTCGTCGACGTGCGCGTCTCGCTGCCACCGGAGATGGCCGCCGAGCAGCGCCAGCAGCTGCTCGCGGCCGAGCTGAAGCGCGGGCGGGAGCTGGTCGCCGCCGGTCACATCCAGGGGATCTGGCGGATCCCGGGGGCGGTCCGCAACGTCGGGATCTGGAACGCGCGCGACGCGACCGAGCTGCATCAGCTGATCGCGTCGCTGCCGCTGTTCCCGTGGCTCGCCGCCGACGTGACCGCCTTGGCGACGCACCCGCTGAACGCCTGA
- a CDS encoding DsbA family oxidoreductase: MKIELYFDVLCPWCYIGKRKLTAALAGRDDVEVTWRSMELDPEGSATPGMTAAEVIAQYQSSPERAAARVHQIQALGAAEGLTLDLHRARPVNSFDAHRLVHLAASHGLADQAVEALLHGYHTRALDIADRGVLATLGAGVGLDAAEVRRTLDTDAFADSVRADERSALRRGIRGVPTLVVDDGPPVSAVQDPGALARLLSST, encoded by the coding sequence ATGAAGATCGAGCTGTACTTCGACGTCCTCTGTCCCTGGTGCTACATCGGCAAGCGCAAGCTGACCGCCGCGCTCGCCGGCCGCGACGACGTGGAGGTCACCTGGCGCAGCATGGAGCTCGACCCGGAGGGCAGTGCGACCCCCGGGATGACGGCCGCCGAGGTGATCGCCCAGTACCAGAGCAGCCCCGAGCGGGCGGCTGCCCGGGTCCACCAGATCCAGGCGCTGGGCGCGGCGGAGGGACTGACGCTGGACCTGCACAGGGCGCGTCCGGTCAACTCGTTCGACGCGCACCGGCTGGTCCACCTGGCCGCCTCGCACGGCCTCGCCGACCAGGCCGTCGAAGCGCTGCTGCACGGCTACCACACACGAGCGCTCGACATCGCCGACCGCGGCGTCCTGGCGACGCTCGGCGCCGGGGTGGGCCTGGACGCCGCCGAGGTGCGCCGGACGCTGGACACCGACGCCTTCGCGGACAGCGTGCGCGCCGACGAGCGCAGCGCCCTCCGGCGCGGGATCCGCGGGGTCCCCACCCTCGTCGTCGACGACGGCCCGCCGGTGTCGGCCGTGCAGGACCCGGGTGCCCTCGCGCGCCTGCTGAGCAGCACCTAG
- a CDS encoding MFS transporter, with product MSAAVRTPPERAGAREWIALAVLGVPAVLVMMNMSVLYLALPTLSAELEPSASQLLWITDIYGFMVAGALITMGVLGDRLGHRRVLLTGAAAFTAASLLAASSTTPEMLIAARAAQGIAAASLAPSSLAVIRSIFRDPQQRTLAITIWMLSFMGGGAVGVIVGGVLLEFFSWGAVFLVAVPTMALLLVTGPFLLPKHSGGGSGRVDPLSVAMSLLTPLAIVYGIKQLAVDGPGLAAVGAIAAGLTVGALFVRRQRRLRTPLLDLSLFRNPAFAVSAGGMVVVGMMLFGTSLLTSQYLQLVLGFSPLEAGLWQLPTAVAGTVVALWVSGLASRFQPAALMSAGAAFALLGPLLLTQADRGPGFLVAGSVLLFAGLTPFMALGTGLVLGAAPPERAGAASAISETGAELGGALGIAILGSFATAVYGGYMADHMPDGVPSAAARSARETLVGALDAAGRLPDAIGVPLAETARDAFTHGVHVHALVLVPLLVALSLLTLTLRRRDRPD from the coding sequence ATGAGCGCCGCCGTCCGCACGCCGCCGGAGCGGGCGGGCGCGCGCGAGTGGATCGCGCTCGCCGTCCTCGGCGTGCCGGCCGTCCTGGTCATGATGAACATGTCGGTGCTCTACCTGGCGCTGCCGACGCTGAGCGCGGAGCTGGAGCCGAGCGCGTCACAGCTGCTCTGGATCACCGACATCTACGGCTTCATGGTCGCCGGCGCCCTGATCACGATGGGCGTGCTCGGCGACCGCCTCGGCCACCGCCGCGTCCTGCTGACCGGCGCCGCCGCCTTCACCGCCGCCTCGCTCCTCGCCGCGTCATCCACGACGCCGGAGATGCTGATCGCCGCGCGCGCGGCGCAGGGGATCGCGGCGGCATCCCTCGCGCCGTCCTCGCTCGCGGTGATCCGGAGCATCTTCAGGGACCCGCAGCAGCGCACGCTCGCGATCACGATCTGGATGCTGAGCTTCATGGGCGGCGGCGCCGTCGGCGTGATCGTCGGCGGCGTCCTGCTCGAGTTCTTCTCGTGGGGCGCGGTCTTCCTGGTCGCCGTGCCGACGATGGCGCTGCTGCTGGTCACCGGCCCGTTCCTGCTGCCGAAGCACAGCGGCGGCGGCTCCGGCCGCGTCGATCCGCTGAGCGTGGCGATGTCGCTGCTGACGCCGTTGGCGATCGTGTACGGCATCAAGCAGCTGGCGGTCGACGGCCCCGGCCTCGCCGCCGTCGGCGCGATCGCCGCCGGACTGACGGTCGGCGCGCTGTTCGTGCGGCGGCAGCGCCGGCTGCGCACCCCGCTGCTCGACCTGTCGCTGTTCCGAAACCCGGCGTTCGCGGTGTCGGCCGGCGGCATGGTCGTGGTCGGCATGATGCTGTTCGGCACCAGCCTGCTGACCTCCCAGTACCTCCAGCTGGTGCTCGGCTTCTCGCCGTTGGAAGCGGGCCTGTGGCAGCTGCCGACGGCGGTCGCCGGGACCGTCGTCGCCCTGTGGGTCTCCGGCCTCGCCTCACGGTTCCAGCCCGCGGCGCTGATGAGCGCAGGGGCCGCGTTCGCGCTCCTCGGTCCGCTGCTGCTGACGCAGGCGGACCGCGGCCCTGGCTTCCTGGTGGCCGGCTCGGTGCTGCTGTTCGCCGGGCTGACCCCGTTCATGGCGCTCGGGACCGGACTCGTCCTCGGCGCCGCGCCGCCTGAGCGCGCCGGGGCGGCCTCGGCGATCTCCGAGACCGGCGCGGAGCTGGGCGGGGCGCTCGGAATCGCGATCCTGGGAAGTTTCGCCACGGCCGTCTACGGCGGCTACATGGCCGACCACATGCCGGACGGCGTTCCGTCCGCGGCGGCCCGGTCCGCTCGCGAGACGCTGGTCGGAGCGCTCGACGCGGCAGGCCGGCTCCCCGACGCGATCGGCGTTCCGCTCGCCGAGACGGCACGCGACGCGTTCACGCACGGCGTCCACGTGCACGCCCTAGTCCTGGTCCCCCTCCTCGTGGCGCTGTCGCTGCTGACGCTGACGCTGCGCCGCCGTGACCGACCCGACTGA
- a CDS encoding zinc-binding dehydrogenase, which translates to MLSVVMEEFGAAEVLRARQVADPVPGPGEVLVEVSYASVTFVETQVRSGRGPFGRPPLPRTPGNGVGGRVVAVGPGVDASAKGAIVVTTTGGAGGYAELAVARADDTVPVPPGVDLRDAVALLADGRTAVLLFEQAAIAPGERVLVEAAAGGVGSLLVQLAVNAGARVVGAAGGARKGELIASLGAAFVDYSQPDWLQRVRSAAGGETGDLDVVFDGVGGAIGTAAATALGSGGRISVYGIASGADADLDEHALAARSIRILGLSAAPTPAESRALVGEALRLAADGTLRPVVGQTFPLSEAAAAHAAIEARTTVGKTLLVTGR; encoded by the coding sequence GTGCTGTCTGTCGTGATGGAGGAGTTCGGAGCAGCGGAGGTTCTGCGCGCCCGGCAGGTCGCGGATCCCGTGCCCGGCCCCGGCGAGGTCCTCGTCGAGGTGAGCTACGCGAGCGTCACGTTCGTCGAGACGCAGGTCCGCTCCGGTCGCGGCCCGTTCGGCCGTCCCCCTCTGCCGCGCACCCCCGGCAACGGCGTCGGCGGCCGCGTCGTCGCCGTCGGCCCCGGCGTGGACGCGTCGGCGAAGGGCGCGATCGTCGTCACGACCACCGGCGGCGCCGGCGGCTACGCCGAGCTGGCCGTTGCGCGCGCCGACGACACCGTCCCCGTCCCCCCGGGCGTCGACCTGAGGGACGCGGTCGCGCTGCTCGCCGACGGCCGGACCGCCGTGCTGCTGTTCGAGCAGGCGGCGATCGCGCCGGGCGAGCGGGTCCTGGTCGAAGCGGCCGCAGGCGGCGTCGGCAGCCTGCTCGTGCAGCTGGCGGTGAACGCCGGCGCCCGCGTGGTCGGCGCTGCCGGCGGTGCGCGCAAGGGCGAGCTGATCGCGTCCCTCGGCGCCGCCTTCGTCGACTACTCGCAGCCGGACTGGCTCCAGCGCGTCCGCTCCGCCGCAGGCGGCGAGACCGGCGACCTGGACGTCGTCTTCGACGGCGTCGGCGGCGCGATCGGCACCGCGGCCGCGACCGCGCTCGGCAGCGGCGGGCGGATCAGCGTGTACGGCATCGCCAGCGGCGCCGACGCCGACCTCGACGAGCACGCGCTCGCCGCGCGGTCGATCCGGATCCTCGGGCTCTCCGCCGCGCCGACCCCCGCCGAGAGCCGCGCACTCGTAGGCGAGGCGCTGCGGCTCGCGGCGGACGGGACGCTGCGACCGGTCGTCGGCCAGACCTTCCCGCTCTCGGAGGCCGCCGCCGCGCATGCGGCGATCGAGGCGCGGACCACCGTCGGCAAGACCCTGCTCGTCACCGGCCGATGA
- a CDS encoding TetR/AcrR family transcriptional regulator codes for MARKAPRHAEAERNDRALLEAAKKALAVDGPHTSVATIAARAGVGVASIYRRYRTKDELFQHLCALSLDQWIEAAERGLDHDDPWEGLVHYVTATTEFSGGALGPLAGTIAVTDAMAEKFTRSEVLLHALVARAHAAGVLRADATPVDISLLIEQLGKSPLVEQLEGQGRDDLAAAAANARSRTIAIAVDGLRAGRGPLPGEAPEPGLLAERWAHDAEG; via the coding sequence ATGGCCCGAAAGGCTCCCCGGCACGCAGAAGCCGAACGCAACGACCGCGCCCTGCTCGAGGCCGCCAAGAAGGCTCTCGCCGTCGACGGTCCGCACACCTCAGTGGCGACGATCGCAGCCCGTGCGGGGGTCGGCGTCGCCAGCATCTACCGGCGTTACCGCACGAAGGACGAGCTGTTCCAGCACCTGTGCGCGCTGTCGCTGGACCAGTGGATCGAGGCGGCGGAGCGCGGGTTGGACCACGACGACCCTTGGGAAGGGCTCGTCCACTACGTCACCGCGACGACCGAGTTCAGCGGCGGCGCACTGGGCCCGTTGGCCGGGACGATCGCGGTCACCGACGCGATGGCGGAGAAGTTCACTCGTTCCGAGGTGCTGCTGCACGCGCTCGTGGCGCGCGCACACGCGGCGGGGGTGCTGCGTGCCGACGCGACACCGGTGGACATCTCCCTGCTGATCGAGCAGCTGGGCAAGTCGCCCCTGGTGGAGCAGCTCGAAGGTCAGGGCCGCGACGACCTCGCGGCCGCGGCGGCCAATGCCCGCAGTCGCACGATCGCGATCGCCGTCGACGGCCTGCGCGCAGGGCGTGGGCCGCTGCCGGGCGAGGCGCCGGAGCCGGGTCTGCTGGCAGAGCGGTGGGCGCACGACGCGGAGGGGTGA